Proteins found in one Bombus terrestris chromosome 1, iyBomTerr1.2, whole genome shotgun sequence genomic segment:
- the LOC100647834 gene encoding uncharacterized protein LOC100647834 isoform X1 gives MFCLKGRNSGDTKLREMLRQDDFGWWLSNEDDLKSPRSTRSKDRRSVGSSESMFSCIDSDDSESYVLAQEFKQECNGNYEKIELTSLINEDWDVDLIELDAIKKGTDVAPFLAEDETRCSDDSNPKSQNSHGTCYTPERLVRSQKYRILAPSPRYLSISQVRDMTDNPWKTSHCRHQLDCLIDSNQDGGMQMKTFMNPNPKEIVVPIIDLHRWKKYERVYNGDNGTINDKNETKTEDMSDYSSSLNVSDYSFSKRSSCERLNDTWENSGKMETRNSSSGCSETTPFEDTSGIQSNDSSSNTHTSNLQSTPPLCLSDELATTNYKLDTTQGQRSTTNEVVSILEVLDTNPEKAMVLLEEDSFHDSTSSHDQLTRLALTIETDENMSGVLEKEHLIHLQNKIKKLQASNKDICRDISNLRKNFQCDEQKMADISSNTSKLRQDVHDLRYLDDLLNLLRGELERISKRNWPFVIGRIGHHTEEMNLIV, from the exons ATGTTTTGTCTAAAAGGAAGAAACAGTGGCGATACGAAGCTTAGAGAGATGTTGAGACAGGATGATTTTGGATGGTGGTTGAGCAACGAGGACGATCTAAAATCGCCTAGATCAACTCGTAGTAAAGATCGTCGGTCGGTGGGATCGTCCGAATCGATGTTTTCCTGCATAGATTCTGACGACAGCGAAAGTTATGTCCTTGCGCAGGAATTCAAACAAGAATGCAACGGTAATTACGAGAAAATAGAACTTACGTCGTTAATTAACGAAGATTGGGACGTGGATCTTATCGAGCTAGATGCGATTAAGAAAGGAACG GACGTCGCGCCATTTCTAGCGGAAGACGAGACACGGTGTTCGGACGATTCGAACCCGAAGTCGCAGAACTCACACGGCACGTGCTACACACCGGAAAGGCTGGTCAGATCTCAGAAGTACCGAATACTAGCGCCGTCGCCCCGCTACTTGTCGATCTCTCAAGTGAGAGACATGACAGATAATCCATGGAAGACGTCTCACTGCCGCCACCAGTTGGACTGTCTTATCGACTCCAACCAAGATG GTGGAATGCAAATGAAAACTTTCATGAATCCCAATCCGAAGGAAATAGTGGTACCGATAATCGACTTGCATCGTTGGAAAAAATATGAACGAGTCTATAACGGGGACAACGGGACGATAAACgataaaaacgaaacgaaaacggAAGACATGTCCGATTATTCAAGCAGCCTGAACGTGTCCGATTATTCGTTCAGCAAGAGATCCAGTTGCGAGAGATTGAATGACACATGGGAGAACAGTGGCAAGATGGAGACACGCAACTCTTCCAGCGGTTGCTCTGAAACGACTCCGTTCGAAGACACTTCCGGTATCCAGAGCAACGATTCGAGCTCCAATACCCACACCTCGAATTTGCAAAGCACTCCTCCTCTCTGTCTCAGTGACGAGTTGGCAACGACGAATTACAAGCTCGATACCACACAG GGACAACGTTCTACTACCAATGAGGTGGTATCGATTCTTGAAGTACTCGACACAAATCCCGAAAAAGCTATGGTTCTTCTTGAGGAAGATAGTTTTCACGACAGCACGTCCTCACACGATCAATTGACCAGGCTGGCCTTGACCATTGAAACGGATGAGAATATGTCGGGAGTTCTCGAGAAAGAACATTTAATTCATCttcaaaacaaaataaaaaaacttcAAGCTAGCAACAAAGACATTTGTCGAGACATATCTAATCTTCGAAAGAACTTTCAA TGTGACGAACAGAAAATGGCAGACATCTCGTCCAATACCAGCAAACTACGACAGGACGTACATGATCTGCGATATCTCGACGACCTTCTGAATCTCTTACGGGGAGAATTGGAAAGGATCTCGAAAAGAAATTGGCCATTTGTTATAGGACGTATAGGACATCATACGGAGGAAATGAATCTCATCGTGTGA
- the LOC100647834 gene encoding uncharacterized protein LOC100647834 isoform X2, with protein sequence MTDNPWKTSHCRHQLDCLIDSNQDGGMQMKTFMNPNPKEIVVPIIDLHRWKKYERVYNGDNGTINDKNETKTEDMSDYSSSLNVSDYSFSKRSSCERLNDTWENSGKMETRNSSSGCSETTPFEDTSGIQSNDSSSNTHTSNLQSTPPLCLSDELATTNYKLDTTQGQRSTTNEVVSILEVLDTNPEKAMVLLEEDSFHDSTSSHDQLTRLALTIETDENMSGVLEKEHLIHLQNKIKKLQASNKDICRDISNLRKNFQCDEQKMADISSNTSKLRQDVHDLRYLDDLLNLLRGELERISKRNWPFVIGRIGHHTEEMNLIV encoded by the exons ATGACAGATAATCCATGGAAGACGTCTCACTGCCGCCACCAGTTGGACTGTCTTATCGACTCCAACCAAGATG GTGGAATGCAAATGAAAACTTTCATGAATCCCAATCCGAAGGAAATAGTGGTACCGATAATCGACTTGCATCGTTGGAAAAAATATGAACGAGTCTATAACGGGGACAACGGGACGATAAACgataaaaacgaaacgaaaacggAAGACATGTCCGATTATTCAAGCAGCCTGAACGTGTCCGATTATTCGTTCAGCAAGAGATCCAGTTGCGAGAGATTGAATGACACATGGGAGAACAGTGGCAAGATGGAGACACGCAACTCTTCCAGCGGTTGCTCTGAAACGACTCCGTTCGAAGACACTTCCGGTATCCAGAGCAACGATTCGAGCTCCAATACCCACACCTCGAATTTGCAAAGCACTCCTCCTCTCTGTCTCAGTGACGAGTTGGCAACGACGAATTACAAGCTCGATACCACACAG GGACAACGTTCTACTACCAATGAGGTGGTATCGATTCTTGAAGTACTCGACACAAATCCCGAAAAAGCTATGGTTCTTCTTGAGGAAGATAGTTTTCACGACAGCACGTCCTCACACGATCAATTGACCAGGCTGGCCTTGACCATTGAAACGGATGAGAATATGTCGGGAGTTCTCGAGAAAGAACATTTAATTCATCttcaaaacaaaataaaaaaacttcAAGCTAGCAACAAAGACATTTGTCGAGACATATCTAATCTTCGAAAGAACTTTCAA TGTGACGAACAGAAAATGGCAGACATCTCGTCCAATACCAGCAAACTACGACAGGACGTACATGATCTGCGATATCTCGACGACCTTCTGAATCTCTTACGGGGAGAATTGGAAAGGATCTCGAAAAGAAATTGGCCATTTGTTATAGGACGTATAGGACATCATACGGAGGAAATGAATCTCATCGTGTGA
- the LOC125387155 gene encoding uncharacterized protein LOC125387155, translating to MCIDLTELILGDGLSKARSMSDQPASCPLCGAILRQSRNLRRHLELLHFGFGSNNKSGVHMRHRRADRNTDLVRSTLASICPPHITRTDYSRVVENTDLSTLTSLSIASTANSSASNASLAGSLMGSGVLGSGDQSANSTLVSVSSSSTACIASANNGIYSSDGSASMLNCLLPSLPSLPSLSSPHDVFRHGEMLRVGIAYHDSSRQHPKQSQRTDVT from the exons ATGTGTATAGATTTGACGGAATTAATTTTAGGAGATGGATTGTCCAAAGCACGAAGCATGTCAGATCAGCCGGCGTCGTGTCCACTTTGCGGGGCGATTTTGCGTCAATCACGAAATTTAAGAAGACATTTAGAGCTTCTACACTTTGGTTTCGGTAGCAATAACAAATCAGGTGTCCACATGAGACACCGAAGGGCCGATAGAAATACCGACCTTGTACGATCGACGCTTGCATCTATTTGTCCACCCCATATAACAAGAACGGATTACTCAAGAGTTGTAGAGAATACCGATTTGTCGACGTTAACGTCTTTATCCATTGCTTCGACAGCCAATTCTAGCGCATCGAATGCCAGCCTTGCAG GAAGTTTGATGGGATCAGGTGTACTGGGAAGCGGTGATCAAAGTGCTAACTCTACTCTGGTCTCGGTGTCAAGCTCAAGCACAGCTTGTATTGCCTCTGCCAATAATGGAATTTACTCATCAGACGGTAGTGCCAGTATGCTAAATTGCTTATTACCATCGTTACCATCTTTGCCTTCTCTATCATCTCCGCACGACGTGTTTCGACACGGTGAAATGTTGCGAGTTGGTATTGCGTATCACGATTCCTCGAGGCAACATCCGAAGCAATCACAGCGCACTGATGTCACTTAA